One genomic region from Vibrio sp. STUT-A11 encodes:
- a CDS encoding ABC transporter ATP-binding protein/permease, producing MSSKNNKNLGILLKLNAFISPYKWRVIAALVALVATASLTLSVGYGVRMLIDQGFAQQSLQDLTNAIQFIVGVTLCIAIGTFFRFYLVSSVGERVSADIRLAVFNHVISLHPSYFETNSSGDIMSRLTTDTTLLQSIIGSSFSMAMRSALMCIGAIIMLFATNFKLTLIVLASVPLVLVPILFYGRRVRALSRQSQDSMADVGSYAGEAIEHIKTVQSFSSEQHEKAAFAVEVEKAFEVGRQRVKQRAILISGVIVIVFSAIAGMLWVGGSDVIHGKMSAGDLAAFVFYAIMVASSTATISEVLGELQRAAGATERLIEILQVESDISAPNHALPISATMPAEVTFNSVNFNYPSRPDQPAIKELYLTAEQGKVLALVGTSGAGKTTLFELLQRFYDPQQGQVMYGGVDIRQFDPNDLRQQMALVPQQPALFSHDVFHNIRYGNPEATDEQVIEAAKKAHAHEFIEKLPEGYRSFLGERGVRLSGGQKQRIAIARAILKDPKILLLDEATSALDSESEHHVQQALEALMKGRTTLIIAHRLSTIQHADKIAVLDDGALVDIGNHHSLMQSCELYQRLVALQFKHLE from the coding sequence ATGAGCAGTAAAAATAACAAAAACCTCGGCATCCTTCTTAAACTAAATGCCTTTATTTCTCCCTATAAGTGGCGAGTTATCGCAGCCTTGGTTGCACTAGTCGCGACCGCAAGCCTGACGTTATCGGTTGGCTACGGGGTACGCATGCTGATCGACCAAGGGTTTGCTCAACAGTCATTACAAGATCTAACGAATGCGATTCAGTTTATTGTCGGTGTCACTCTGTGTATTGCCATCGGTACTTTCTTTCGCTTCTATCTTGTTTCATCAGTGGGTGAACGCGTTAGCGCTGATATTCGTCTCGCGGTGTTTAACCATGTTATTTCGCTGCACCCTAGTTATTTTGAGACCAACAGCAGTGGCGATATTATGTCGCGCCTCACCACTGACACCACTTTGTTGCAGAGCATTATTGGCTCGTCATTTTCGATGGCCATGCGCAGTGCCTTAATGTGCATTGGAGCCATCATTATGCTGTTTGCCACCAATTTTAAGCTCACGCTGATTGTACTTGCGTCTGTGCCACTCGTTTTGGTACCGATTTTGTTCTATGGACGGCGAGTGCGTGCACTATCCCGCCAAAGCCAAGACTCAATGGCCGATGTGGGTAGCTACGCAGGTGAAGCGATAGAGCATATTAAAACGGTACAAAGTTTTAGCTCAGAGCAACATGAAAAAGCCGCCTTTGCCGTTGAGGTGGAAAAAGCATTTGAGGTCGGAAGACAGCGTGTAAAACAACGCGCGATTTTAATATCTGGGGTCATTGTGATCGTGTTTAGCGCGATTGCTGGCATGCTTTGGGTCGGCGGCAGTGATGTCATCCACGGAAAAATGTCAGCCGGTGATCTAGCCGCATTTGTGTTTTATGCCATTATGGTCGCGTCCTCTACGGCAACCATTTCTGAAGTGCTTGGTGAGCTGCAAAGAGCTGCAGGTGCCACCGAAAGACTGATTGAGATTCTGCAAGTTGAAAGCGATATTAGTGCGCCAAACCATGCTTTACCGATAAGCGCAACAATGCCGGCGGAAGTTACTTTTAACTCGGTTAATTTCAACTACCCTTCTCGCCCTGACCAACCTGCTATTAAGGAACTATACCTCACTGCTGAACAAGGTAAAGTATTGGCGCTGGTTGGTACGTCGGGTGCGGGTAAAACGACACTATTCGAACTACTGCAACGTTTTTACGACCCACAGCAAGGCCAGGTTATGTATGGAGGCGTTGATATTCGCCAGTTCGACCCGAATGATCTTCGCCAACAGATGGCACTGGTACCACAACAGCCCGCTTTATTCAGCCACGACGTGTTCCACAACATTCGCTACGGCAACCCAGAAGCGACAGACGAGCAAGTTATCGAAGCTGCGAAAAAAGCACATGCACATGAGTTTATTGAGAAGCTACCTGAAGGCTATCGCAGCTTTTTAGGCGAGCGCGGAGTAAGGCTATCAGGAGGACAAAAACAGCGAATTGCGATTGCTCGTGCCATTCTGAAAGATCCGAAAATCCTACTGCTTGATGAAGCTACCAGTGCACTGGATAGCGAAAGTGAACATCATGTTCAGCAAGCACTTGAGGCGTTAATGAAAGGCCGTACCACACTGATCATTGCTCATCGCTTATCAACCATCCAACATGCAGATAAGATAGCGGTATTAGACGATGGCGCACTGGTCGATATTGGCAACCACCATTCATTGATGCAAAGCTGCGAGCTGTATCAACGACTGGTGGCGTTGCAATTTAAGCACTTGGAATAA